One region of Oncorhynchus mykiss isolate Arlee chromosome 8, USDA_OmykA_1.1, whole genome shotgun sequence genomic DNA includes:
- the LOC110529760 gene encoding zona pellucida sperm-binding protein 3 isoform X1, which translates to MMATILRVTLKLLMLFLLVVNFISPAFPHTYSTDPWQRQLPSRMPQIGIHLPFKQHQGHQQSISRPDPVKTVAVKCFSDYVEIVVNADLFKIGTLIDMADLRLGVEQYQAQESCRATVSAAGDEYRIFAALSDCGTKHMLNENSLIYTNHLRYTPSNTPDGVIRMDGAVIPIECHYERKYSLNSVPLQSTWIPFTATVSAEDTLQFSLMLMTSGCNWLYERGSGVYFLGDPINVEVSVRLVHHTRLRVFVSSCAATLDPDWNSVPRYVFIENDGCLMDSQLPGSNSRFMRRTQDDKLRFHIDAFRFHQEDRAELYITCHLMAVPVMDHAEPSNKACSFIDGRWKSADVNDLLCGRCPSLNSQKVVAPARRPLSERLGSSPPEPRGYHSKHPASGDHWRSGMKTNKVWEQHATLGPVIVFPTKQKGSLLSPRTKEVVHPHGFPSATDNARPASPSSRWKSGMDFKRGPYFGQLQNAGGHGPNKHGFVSSATYDGIIRQK; encoded by the exons ATGATGGCAACCATTCTCAGGGTAACGTTAAAGCTGCTGATGTTGTTCTTACTGGTGGTAAACTTCATCTCTCCTGCTTTTCCACATACTTACAGCACTGACCCATGGCAACGACAACTTCCAAGCCGAATGCCCCAAATTGGCATTCATCTGCCCTTTAAACAGCATCAAGGCCACCAACAATCCATTTCCAGACCAGATCCAGTGAAAACTGTTGCTGTGAAATGCTTTTCAGACTACGTGGAGATAGTAGTGAATGCTGATTTGTTTAAAATTGGTACGCTTATCGACATGGCTGACCTGCGCCTTGGAGTTGAACAGTACCAAGCTCAAGAGTCCTGTAGGGCTACAGTTTCAGCAGCCGGAGATGAGTACAGAATATTTGCAGCACTATCGGACTGTGGAACCAAGCATATG CTGAACGAGAACTCCTTGATCTACACAAACCACCTCAGATATACACCCAGTAACACTCCAGATGGGGTTATTAGAATGGATGGCGCTGTAATCCCAATTGAGTGTCACTATGAAAG GAAGTACAGTTTGAACAGTGTCCCTCTCCAGTCGACCTGGATCCCCTTTACCGCCACAGTGTCTGCTGAGGACACCCTGCAGTTCTCCTTGATGCTCATGACAAGTGGGT GTAACTGGCTTTATGAGCGGGGTTCGGGAGTCTACTTCCTGGGTGATCCCATCAACGTGGAGGTGTCTGTCAGGCTCGTTCACCACACCAGGCTCAGGGTCTTTGTTAGCAGCTGCGCGGCAACACTGGACCCAGACTGGAACTCTGTCCCCAGATACGTCTTCATTGAAAATGATGG GTGCTTGATGGATTCCCAGTTGCCTGGCTCCAACTCCAGGTTCATGCGTAGAACCCAGGACGACAAGCTCCGCTTCCACATTGATGCCTTTAGGTTCCACCAGGAGGACAGGGCGGAG CTGTACATCACATGCCACCTTATGGCAGTCCCTGTCATGGACCATGCAGAGCCTAGCAACAAGGCATGCTCCTTCATCGATGGCAG GTGGAAGTCTGCCGACGTGAATGATTTGCTATGTGGCCGTTGTCCAAGTCTGAATAGCCAGAAGGTGGTCGCTCCAGCACGCCGTCCCCTCAGTGAAAGATTAGGCAGTAGCCCACCAGAACCTCGTGGCTACCACAGCAAACACCCAGCCTCTGGTGACCACTGGAGGAGTGGGATGAAGACCAATAAAG TGTGGGAACAGCATGCTACTTTGGGCCCAGTGATTGTCTTCCCAACCAAACAGAAGGGTTCACTTCTATCACCACGGACAAAAGAAGTTGTCCATCCACATGGCTTCCCCTCTGCTACAGACAACGCAAGGCCTGCATCACCTAGCAGTCGTTGGAAGAGTGGAATGGACTTCAAGAGAG GACCTTATTTCGGCCAGTTGCAAAATGCGGGTGGTCATGGACCCAATAAACATGGTTTTGTTAGCTCTGCAACGTATGACGGCATCATCAGGCAGAAATAA
- the LOC110529760 gene encoding zona pellucida sperm-binding protein 3 isoform X2: MMATILRVTLKLLMLFLLVVNFISPAFPHTYSTDPWQRQLPSRMPQIGIHLPFKQHQGHQQSISRPDPVKTVAVKCFSDYVEIVVNADLFKIGTLIDMADLRLGVEQYQAQESCRATVSAAGDEYRIFAALSDCGTKHMLNENSLIYTNHLRYTPSNTPDGVIRMDGAVIPIECHYERKYSLNSVPLQSTWIPFTATVSAEDTLQFSLMLMTSNWLYERGSGVYFLGDPINVEVSVRLVHHTRLRVFVSSCAATLDPDWNSVPRYVFIENDGCLMDSQLPGSNSRFMRRTQDDKLRFHIDAFRFHQEDRAELYITCHLMAVPVMDHAEPSNKACSFIDGRWKSADVNDLLCGRCPSLNSQKVVAPARRPLSERLGSSPPEPRGYHSKHPASGDHWRSGMKTNKVWEQHATLGPVIVFPTKQKGSLLSPRTKEVVHPHGFPSATDNARPASPSSRWKSGMDFKRGPYFGQLQNAGGHGPNKHGFVSSATYDGIIRQK, from the exons ATGATGGCAACCATTCTCAGGGTAACGTTAAAGCTGCTGATGTTGTTCTTACTGGTGGTAAACTTCATCTCTCCTGCTTTTCCACATACTTACAGCACTGACCCATGGCAACGACAACTTCCAAGCCGAATGCCCCAAATTGGCATTCATCTGCCCTTTAAACAGCATCAAGGCCACCAACAATCCATTTCCAGACCAGATCCAGTGAAAACTGTTGCTGTGAAATGCTTTTCAGACTACGTGGAGATAGTAGTGAATGCTGATTTGTTTAAAATTGGTACGCTTATCGACATGGCTGACCTGCGCCTTGGAGTTGAACAGTACCAAGCTCAAGAGTCCTGTAGGGCTACAGTTTCAGCAGCCGGAGATGAGTACAGAATATTTGCAGCACTATCGGACTGTGGAACCAAGCATATG CTGAACGAGAACTCCTTGATCTACACAAACCACCTCAGATATACACCCAGTAACACTCCAGATGGGGTTATTAGAATGGATGGCGCTGTAATCCCAATTGAGTGTCACTATGAAAG GAAGTACAGTTTGAACAGTGTCCCTCTCCAGTCGACCTGGATCCCCTTTACCGCCACAGTGTCTGCTGAGGACACCCTGCAGTTCTCCTTGATGCTCATGACAA GTAACTGGCTTTATGAGCGGGGTTCGGGAGTCTACTTCCTGGGTGATCCCATCAACGTGGAGGTGTCTGTCAGGCTCGTTCACCACACCAGGCTCAGGGTCTTTGTTAGCAGCTGCGCGGCAACACTGGACCCAGACTGGAACTCTGTCCCCAGATACGTCTTCATTGAAAATGATGG GTGCTTGATGGATTCCCAGTTGCCTGGCTCCAACTCCAGGTTCATGCGTAGAACCCAGGACGACAAGCTCCGCTTCCACATTGATGCCTTTAGGTTCCACCAGGAGGACAGGGCGGAG CTGTACATCACATGCCACCTTATGGCAGTCCCTGTCATGGACCATGCAGAGCCTAGCAACAAGGCATGCTCCTTCATCGATGGCAG GTGGAAGTCTGCCGACGTGAATGATTTGCTATGTGGCCGTTGTCCAAGTCTGAATAGCCAGAAGGTGGTCGCTCCAGCACGCCGTCCCCTCAGTGAAAGATTAGGCAGTAGCCCACCAGAACCTCGTGGCTACCACAGCAAACACCCAGCCTCTGGTGACCACTGGAGGAGTGGGATGAAGACCAATAAAG TGTGGGAACAGCATGCTACTTTGGGCCCAGTGATTGTCTTCCCAACCAAACAGAAGGGTTCACTTCTATCACCACGGACAAAAGAAGTTGTCCATCCACATGGCTTCCCCTCTGCTACAGACAACGCAAGGCCTGCATCACCTAGCAGTCGTTGGAAGAGTGGAATGGACTTCAAGAGAG GACCTTATTTCGGCCAGTTGCAAAATGCGGGTGGTCATGGACCCAATAAACATGGTTTTGTTAGCTCTGCAACGTATGACGGCATCATCAGGCAGAAATAA